Proteins found in one Oncorhynchus mykiss isolate Arlee chromosome 3, USDA_OmykA_1.1, whole genome shotgun sequence genomic segment:
- the upk1a gene encoding uroplakin-1a translates to MADGKGFTCLMVILILGNIFGAAAGLALCALAIWVAVDQFKLYPISGVSGKDDIFAGAWIAIFTGFAFFCMCVFGILAAAKKSRALMLTYLILMLIIYIFECASCITAVTHRDYLVGNSNLVKKQMLKYYAADSDSGSRITLTWNKVMKEVECCGTDGPVDWIEYNSTFREKFGTDYPWPTHCCKRKNNYEVVNVEACKNGQNTTMFTKGCFNHIESVFSRYTWAISWYGFAVLMFMFWLLILAMVYYLML, encoded by the exons ATGGCTGATGGAAAGGGATTCACCTGTCTTATGGTCATTCTCATCCTGGGGAATATATTTGGAGCT GCAGCAGGTCTTGCCCTTTGCGCTCTGGCCATCTGGGTTGCAGTAGATCAATTCAAGCTCTACCCTATATCTGGTGTGTCGGGGAAAGATGACATCTTTGCCGGGGCCTGGATTGCCATTTTCACAGGCTTTGCCTTCTTCTGCATGTGTGTCTTTGGTATCTTGGCTGCTGCGAAGAAGAGCCGTGCCTTAATGCTAACA TATCTGATCCTGATGTTGATCATCTACATATTTGAGTGTGCCTCGTGTATCACTGCAGTCACCCACAGAGACTAT CTGGTTGGAAACAGTAATCTGGTGAAGAAGCAGATGCTGAAGTACTATGCAGCCGACAGTGACTCTGGCAGTCGGATCACACTGACATGGAACAAAGTGATGAAAGAG GTGGAGTGTTGTGGAACGGATGGCCCAGTGGACTGGATAGAGTACAACTCCACCTTCAGGGAGAAGTTTGGTACAGACTACCCCTGGCCCACCCACTGCTGCAAGAGGAAGAACAACTACGAGGTGGTGAATGTGGAGGCCTGCAAGAATGGCCAGAACACCACCATGTTCACTAAG GGCTGCTTCAACCACATTGAGTCTGTGTTCAGTCGATATACATGGGCTATCAGCTGGTATGGTTTCGCTGTGCTAATGTTTATG TTCTGGCTGTTGATCCTGGCCATGGTGTACTACCTGATGCTGTGA